One part of the Paracoccus sp. MBLB3053 genome encodes these proteins:
- a CDS encoding flagellar biosynthetic protein FliR, translating into MIELPIPSGLAPILLVAFLTYCRVQACLLVMPGFSMQVVPLRVRVALALAITPLLSERSRMPGDIELLPFALLCGAEIVTGLVLGGIVRIFAMGLDVTASAIAATASLSQIIGVTNEFAPHPIGNILNLAGIALLMALGYPQLLCDFLHQSLSLRPIGHWPEIAELVPHVLGLLRRAFILALLLASPFILGGLLFQLLSGIVSKAMPALPVMFVAAPAAILMALLALVVLAPAILSIWAQAVLDVMISIRP; encoded by the coding sequence ATGATCGAGCTGCCAATCCCTTCGGGCCTCGCGCCGATCCTGCTGGTCGCTTTCCTGACCTATTGTCGTGTCCAGGCCTGCCTTCTGGTCATGCCAGGCTTTTCGATGCAGGTCGTGCCTTTGCGTGTCCGGGTCGCGCTTGCACTCGCCATCACGCCGCTTTTGAGTGAGCGGTCGCGCATGCCAGGGGACATCGAACTGCTGCCGTTTGCCCTGCTATGTGGCGCGGAGATCGTGACCGGTCTGGTCCTGGGTGGGATTGTCCGCATTTTTGCCATGGGTCTGGATGTAACGGCTTCGGCCATCGCGGCGACGGCTTCCTTGTCCCAGATCATCGGCGTGACAAACGAATTCGCCCCGCATCCGATCGGCAATATCCTCAACCTGGCCGGCATCGCCCTCCTGATGGCGCTTGGCTATCCGCAATTGCTTTGCGATTTTCTTCACCAAAGCCTTTCACTGCGCCCGATAGGCCATTGGCCTGAAATTGCCGAACTTGTGCCACATGTGCTGGGGCTTTTGCGTCGCGCCTTCATCCTGGCCTTGCTGTTGGCCTCCCCCTTCATTCTTGGCGGATTGCTGTTCCAACTCCTGTCGGGGATAGTCAGCAAGGCGATGCCTGCGCTTCCGGTCATGTTCGTGGCGGCCCCGGCAGCGATCTTGATGGCATTGCTGGCGCTTGTCGTTCTTGCCCCCGCAATCCTTTCGATCTGGGCCCAGGCGGTTCTGGACGTGATGATAAGCATCCGACCATGA
- the flhB gene encoding flagellar type III secretion system protein FlhB, which produces MSDQDEDKAYEASEQKLRRAREQGDIARATELNSALSYLGLWAAVLFIANWAAPSWLAMAARALGAEPWPDGRGRSTMDMARALSGHAGLACVACAAIIALPVLVGLIAQRAIVISPKKLMPDFNRINPVKNAAQKFGRSGLASFTISLFKVVLVGAGGWLLYAALLGRVLSAEAMSDLQWVAGLRLIVERVVQLAIGTGLVLGLIDLLWKRHEFLTRQRMSRKEMQDEFKESEGDPHMRSARRQKAVDIVLNSMLADIEKADVVIVNPTHYAVALEWKRGSGRAPVCLAKGVDQIALKIRERALENQVPIWSDPPCARALYATVGIGEEVQHEHFAPVAAAIRFAEAMRKKMREGWGGSSAERKRDRK; this is translated from the coding sequence ATGAGCGATCAGGACGAAGACAAGGCATACGAAGCCTCTGAACAGAAGCTCCGCCGCGCGCGGGAACAGGGCGACATTGCTCGGGCGACGGAATTGAATTCGGCACTGTCCTATCTGGGGCTTTGGGCAGCCGTGCTTTTCATTGCAAACTGGGCCGCTCCGTCCTGGCTGGCGATGGCAGCACGCGCGCTCGGTGCCGAGCCCTGGCCCGATGGACGCGGCCGATCCACGATGGATATGGCGCGCGCGCTATCGGGGCATGCGGGGCTTGCCTGTGTGGCCTGCGCCGCGATTATCGCATTGCCGGTCCTTGTCGGTCTGATCGCGCAGCGCGCAATCGTCATTTCACCCAAGAAGCTGATGCCCGATTTCAACCGGATCAACCCGGTCAAGAATGCGGCGCAGAAATTCGGTCGTTCCGGGCTTGCCTCCTTCACCATCTCTCTTTTCAAGGTTGTGCTGGTCGGAGCGGGAGGGTGGCTGCTTTATGCGGCGCTGCTCGGCCGGGTGCTCAGCGCCGAGGCGATGTCTGACCTGCAATGGGTGGCCGGGCTTCGTCTCATCGTGGAACGTGTCGTGCAACTCGCGATCGGCACGGGGCTTGTTCTTGGGCTCATCGATCTGTTGTGGAAGCGGCACGAATTTCTCACCCGTCAGCGGATGTCGCGCAAAGAGATGCAGGACGAGTTCAAGGAAAGCGAGGGCGATCCGCATATGCGCTCGGCTCGTCGGCAGAAGGCCGTCGACATCGTGCTGAACTCGATGCTCGCGGATATCGAAAAGGCGGATGTCGTCATCGTCAATCCGACCCATTATGCAGTCGCGCTTGAATGGAAACGCGGAAGCGGACGGGCGCCTGTCTGTCTGGCGAAGGGTGTCGACCAGATCGCCCTCAAGATCCGCGAGCGTGCGCTTGAAAATCAGGTGCCTATCTGGTCCGACCCACCCTGCGCCAGGGCGCTCTATGCGACGGTCGGGATCGGCGAAGAAGTCCAGCACGAACATTTTGCCCCCGTCGCTGCGGCGATCCGCTTTGCCGAAGCGATGCGGAAAAAGATGCGCGAAGGCTGGGGCGGGTCGTCAGCCGAAAGAAAAAGGGACAGGAAGTGA
- a CDS encoding I78 family peptidase inhibitor has protein sequence MYPVAALLALSLVTLTGCTNVASSADAKVDCGAEALRGLVGQPRAVLEQVDLPEGSRVIGAKQAVTMDFRPTRLNVEIGADDRIARLGCY, from the coding sequence ATGTATCCCGTTGCCGCGCTCCTTGCGCTGTCGCTGGTGACCCTGACCGGTTGCACCAACGTTGCTTCCTCTGCGGATGCAAAGGTTGACTGCGGGGCTGAGGCGTTGCGCGGGTTGGTGGGTCAGCCGCGCGCGGTTCTCGAGCAGGTGGACCTGCCCGAAGGTTCGCGGGTGATCGGCGCAAAGCAGGCTGTGACGATGGATTTTCGTCCGACCCGCCTCAACGTCGAGATCGGAGCGGACGATCGCATCGCGCGGCTGGGCTGTTACTGA